A stretch of the Methylacidiphilum caldifontis genome encodes the following:
- a CDS encoding carboxy terminal-processing peptidase gives MKLKVKFLFILSWFFLSAGFLSSSLLYADLTESQCAKVAKTVASLLQQAHFSQKPADEKLSLVFLKDYLDALDFSHMVFLQSDVDEFNEKYGKKLFDYIYQEDLSPAFDIYSRYINRLTEREVLIEGLLSIPHDFTKDEFYQTDRSKMPWPKTEEEAKDLWRKRIKFELLQGKLANEKPEQTKKTIAKRYARLLKEMREADSEEILDYFLNALTHAYDPHSDYQSPSEAKNFEINSIKLSLTGIGAVLKSEEGYPKIVSLVPGGPADLDKRLKPNDRIVAVQQENGEPVDVVDMKLNKVVEMIRGEKGTKVTLIVIPADSPDDSVRKSVTLVRDEVKLNEQRAKAFVYERTNKEGKTERYGVIQLPGFYERSSDDVALLIKRLEKERISGLVLDLRKNGGGMLEEAVNMTALFIKDGPVVQVKDFRGRIQPFLISTNRYCYGGPLVVLISRFSASASEIVAAALQDYGRAIIVGDQVSHGKGTVQTLISLSDFMPWDFHGDPGRLKVTVQKFYRITGLTTQQHGVSSDIVFPSLDDYLEIGESSLPNYLPADQISPMNFQKLNNDLSSILPVLQRRSAQRISSSPDFIHLNSEIEILKKKMSEKLVSLNEAQRKKEKEDFNLLKKNYEAARAEQKSPYDKIYEYDIETVKNHKEPKIITSTLEKSTPSTDFSPDESKILDEKFDDSMNSSSKNDFVMNETLNVLKDYIFALQEPKNILVLKNENS, from the coding sequence ATGAAGTTAAAAGTCAAATTTTTGTTCATTTTATCATGGTTTTTCCTTTCAGCGGGTTTTTTGAGTAGCTCTTTACTGTACGCCGACTTAACCGAGTCCCAATGTGCTAAAGTAGCAAAGACTGTAGCATCGCTGCTCCAACAAGCTCATTTTTCCCAAAAACCCGCCGATGAAAAGTTGTCTTTAGTTTTTCTCAAAGATTACCTCGATGCTCTTGATTTTAGTCATATGGTTTTCCTTCAATCCGATGTTGACGAGTTCAACGAAAAGTATGGTAAAAAACTTTTTGATTATATTTACCAAGAGGATCTCAGCCCCGCTTTCGATATTTACTCTCGATATATCAATAGACTAACCGAGAGAGAAGTGTTGATCGAAGGCCTTTTGTCTATTCCTCACGATTTCACAAAAGATGAGTTTTACCAGACTGACAGATCAAAAATGCCTTGGCCCAAAACCGAAGAGGAAGCCAAGGACCTCTGGAGGAAAAGAATAAAATTTGAACTTCTTCAAGGCAAGCTGGCTAATGAAAAGCCTGAACAAACCAAAAAGACCATAGCCAAAAGATATGCTCGGCTGTTGAAAGAAATGCGGGAGGCGGATTCAGAAGAAATTCTCGATTATTTTCTCAATGCTCTAACCCATGCCTATGATCCCCATTCCGATTATCAATCACCGAGTGAAGCGAAGAATTTTGAAATCAACAGTATAAAACTCTCATTAACGGGAATTGGGGCTGTCCTAAAATCTGAAGAGGGCTACCCTAAAATCGTCAGCCTTGTCCCCGGGGGACCTGCAGATCTTGACAAAAGGTTAAAACCTAACGACAGAATTGTTGCTGTGCAACAAGAGAATGGGGAACCCGTAGATGTTGTGGACATGAAGCTCAATAAAGTAGTCGAGATGATTAGGGGAGAAAAAGGGACAAAAGTCACTCTAATCGTTATCCCCGCAGATAGTCCAGACGATTCCGTCCGGAAATCCGTAACGCTTGTCCGCGATGAGGTAAAGCTTAACGAACAACGGGCAAAGGCTTTTGTTTATGAGAGAACAAACAAAGAGGGCAAAACAGAACGATATGGGGTCATCCAATTACCTGGTTTTTATGAACGATCCAGTGACGATGTCGCCCTTTTAATTAAAAGATTAGAAAAGGAGAGAATTTCAGGCCTCGTTCTTGATTTGAGGAAAAATGGAGGAGGAATGTTAGAAGAAGCCGTTAATATGACGGCTCTATTTATTAAAGACGGTCCAGTGGTTCAAGTTAAGGATTTTCGTGGCAGAATCCAACCTTTCCTCATTTCTACCAATCGGTATTGTTATGGAGGTCCTCTTGTTGTTCTTATCAGTCGGTTTAGTGCCTCAGCTTCTGAAATTGTAGCTGCCGCATTGCAAGATTATGGAAGAGCCATTATTGTAGGGGACCAAGTCTCTCATGGAAAGGGAACAGTTCAAACATTGATTTCTTTGTCAGATTTTATGCCCTGGGATTTTCATGGTGATCCAGGAAGACTCAAGGTCACTGTGCAAAAGTTTTATCGTATTACGGGATTAACGACCCAACAACATGGGGTTTCTTCTGATATCGTGTTTCCTTCCCTTGATGATTACTTGGAAATCGGTGAATCTTCTTTGCCTAACTATCTTCCTGCCGATCAGATCAGCCCAATGAATTTTCAAAAATTAAATAACGATCTGTCATCCATTCTCCCTGTGTTACAACGAAGATCAGCACAGCGCATTTCATCAAGCCCTGATTTTATTCATTTGAATTCGGAAATCGAGATCTTAAAAAAGAAGATGTCCGAAAAGCTTGTTTCCTTGAACGAAGCGCAGAGAAAAAAAGAAAAGGAAGACTTTAATTTGCTTAAGAAAAATTATGAAGCAGCAAGAGCAGAACAAAAATCTCCCTATGACAAGATTTATGAATATGATATCGAAACGGTTAAAAATCACAAAGAACCCAAAATCATCACGTCGACCTTAGAAAAATCTACCCCTTCAACGGATTTTTCACCGGATGAATCCAAAATTCTAGATGAAAAATTTGACGATAGTATGAATAGTTCATCCAAAAATGATTTTGTGATGAACGAAACTCTTAATGTTCTTAAGGACTATATTTTCGCTCTTCAAGAACCCAAAAATATCCTCGTATTAAAGAACGAAAATTCTTAA
- the serS gene encoding serine--tRNA ligase, translating into MLDINLIRHNLQQTKQKIAHRAKELEPLIDQVFELDIKKRGLQTEIEKYRALRNKQSKEIGLKKLKGEVDEGQFLELKKIGYRIEEMEKELIQLEGDINRILLSLPNLAHDSVPIGGAEANKVVKTWGEPLQPTFPLKPHWEIGKELGILDLERGAKLSGSGFSLFMGNGAKLQRALIQFMLSLHTEQHGYKEVWPPYLVNEDCMRGTGHLPKFAQEMYSIDRDNFYLIPTGEVPLTNLHREEILSESALPLRYVAYTPCFRREAGSAGKDTRGILRLHQFDKVELVQITKPENSYQALEEMVNHAENVLRSLKLCYRVVLLASQDMGFGAAKCYDLEVWSPAIQSWLEISSVSNLESFQSRRMNLRYKSSTGKNILCHTLNGSGTALPRLVAAILENYQKEDGRVLIPEKIRTYFGEEYL; encoded by the coding sequence ATGCTAGATATTAATCTCATCAGGCATAACTTACAACAGACCAAGCAGAAGATAGCGCACCGGGCTAAGGAGCTAGAACCCCTCATTGATCAAGTCTTTGAGCTAGATATCAAGAAAAGAGGCTTGCAGACTGAAATAGAAAAATACCGGGCCTTAAGAAACAAGCAAAGCAAAGAAATTGGTCTAAAAAAACTCAAGGGGGAAGTCGATGAAGGACAATTCCTGGAGTTAAAAAAAATAGGATATCGAATAGAGGAAATGGAAAAGGAATTGATCCAGCTCGAAGGCGATATCAATAGAATACTGCTTTCTCTTCCTAACCTAGCTCATGATTCTGTTCCCATTGGTGGAGCCGAAGCCAACAAGGTTGTAAAAACATGGGGAGAACCCCTGCAGCCTACCTTCCCCTTGAAACCTCATTGGGAAATAGGCAAAGAACTTGGAATACTAGATCTCGAAAGGGGGGCAAAACTTTCTGGCAGTGGTTTCTCTCTTTTTATGGGAAACGGAGCGAAACTGCAGCGTGCGCTGATTCAATTTATGCTTAGCTTGCATACAGAACAGCATGGATACAAAGAGGTATGGCCTCCTTATTTGGTAAACGAGGATTGCATGAGGGGAACAGGTCATCTGCCTAAATTTGCCCAGGAAATGTATTCGATAGACCGGGACAATTTCTACCTTATCCCCACTGGAGAAGTCCCTTTAACCAATCTACATAGAGAAGAAATTCTTTCAGAAAGTGCTTTGCCCTTGCGTTATGTGGCTTATACACCCTGTTTTAGAAGGGAAGCAGGGAGCGCTGGAAAGGATACGCGAGGGATCCTTCGGCTTCATCAATTCGACAAGGTTGAACTTGTCCAGATTACAAAACCGGAAAACTCTTACCAAGCCCTGGAAGAAATGGTGAACCATGCTGAAAATGTATTACGTTCCTTAAAGCTTTGTTACAGGGTCGTTCTACTCGCTTCTCAAGATATGGGATTTGGTGCAGCCAAGTGTTATGATTTGGAAGTCTGGTCTCCAGCGATACAAAGTTGGCTAGAAATATCTTCGGTGAGTAATTTGGAGAGTTTCCAATCAAGGAGAATGAACCTCAGGTATAAATCCTCCACAGGTAAAAACATATTGTGTCATACCCTAAATGGATCTGGGACTGCCCTTCCTAGACTTGTAGCCGCAATTCTAGAAAATTATCAAAAAGAAGATGGTCGAGTATTGATTCCCGAAAAAATTAGGACTTATTTTGGAGAAGAATATTTATGA